A window of Xenopus laevis strain J_2021 chromosome 1L, Xenopus_laevis_v10.1, whole genome shotgun sequence genomic DNA:
AATGTGGCATACTTCAGCCACTTGTCATGATCAAAACAGAATAGGATTCCCTACCTGTTGTGCAATGTACAGGACTATAGTGTTCTGCACATATAGGTTAAAACATAGCAACATTTCACTTAGGAGTAtagaaaaacatacagtatgcccCCCTGCTCAGTAGCAAAGTACAAAGGCCAGATAGTATAAAGTCCTGGAGTATAAAATGGGTAATTTTAAATGCTGTGGGGGTGTCAGATTGTTATAAACATTGTTGCGATATGTCATTACACTATAATAcaatattcattaattatttttatttaaattaccgGTTTCGATCACGTCTGTATGCTGCTCTTGAGTAACGGCCACTCCATCTTATCATGAAATCCAGTCGATTTTCATCCATGCACATATCCAACATGTCATCCACAGTGGTTATGCAAATGACATCACCTTCAAAATAATGTGCTATGTCCTGGATTTCCGTGCAGCAGCAGGACTCATCTTTGGTTGGCATAGGAATGCACTTTCCACATTTACACCATGCTGTGTTTCCCATTCTCTCATCTAGAGGTGTATTTTGTATAGAAACTAATTCTTGATCACTCCACTCTGGGTCATTTTGAAAGCAAGGGTCATTTACGCTATCTCCTAGCATATTTTGAAGGTCTCGCATAAGCTGTTCCTCCTGTTACAAAATTAGATGGATAAGaaactgtattttacattttttaacaaaaattcaaaaattttgttAAAACACTAGAAGACTCATTTACCAAGAGCAGGGAGCAGAGTTTATGAACTTTGGCTTTGTCTTACAATTTACATGACCAATGCAGGTCTTTGTGCACCATATTGTATTGAATATAGCAATGCTCTGGACAGAAGCTCAGGATAAATAAATACTAGGGGAATAAAGTCATCATATCACATCTTACCAGTGCTTGCTCTTGATCTTCATCCTCGACTTGCTGAACGACTCCCTCTGCCATTTCTTAATACTAATAAAAAGTATATGAAAAACTATTAAATAGTTAACTACTTGAAAGAGACAAGCAACACcgtaagaaaaaagaaaatatgtgtaAATACCCAAACttataaaatatactatacatTTTCACTTACTATCATACACAGCATGAATATTTTGACAGTGCTGAGAATTTATAGTTACTCGAGTCCAGGTACTATTGATGTGTGAACAGCAGGGTCAGATTGGGAGTATGTGGTAATATAGACAGATAGCCACCCCCCCACAGAAGTTATAGAAATCATTGTTGGCCTcagatcaccataaaaaatttaattgaaaaaaagttgactatatttaaaaacttttatttcaaaaaatgaggttcagtggAACTTGAAAGACAGTATTCCTCCTTCATGGTGACAGCTACTTCATCATTCTCCTCTGTAGCTTCAGCTTCCTTTggtagctttttatttggcactATGTGACAGCATTTTCGGTTTCAACACCTTTTGGGCGGCAGCATATTTCCTTTTAGAGGCTAACGGTATACAATATGTGCCTGGCTCTCGCAAACCCTTAGTAGTAATATAAACAGTGCCATCTGGTGCACAGTGGTAGAGGTCCGGCAGCCCCAAAATTCAATATATAGAAACAAATTGTCCAAAGacacacagaactgatgcaagcaaggaacacttTGCAAGTTTAATGTGgaagtgcagtgcaacgtttctgCGTCATGCCCCTTTGTCATGCATGCCATTAAAAGTACAAAGTGTTCCTTGtttgcatcagttctgtgtgccttCGGACAATTTGTTTTTATCCTTTTAGAGGCTACCATTGAGTAACATACTGTTTTTGTAGGATACAAAACAAGCATCACATTCAGAACCCTTTGTCAAAAAGTGTAGAAACAAGGGTTTGGCAAAGGGTACATGTGCATTGTAGCCATGTCCAAATGATGGCAGGACACAAGGGGGAGTATGTTGAGTCCATCACTGGAGAGTAAGCTGCTACTGGTCTAATTATCATTAGCTTGTAGTTTTAGGTATCAGAGGCCAATGCATTCATCCAAATGTGATAACTTAGTAAATCCAAAAATCGGGTAATGATACCATAGGCGCAGGATAATTCTACTGCAATGTGCCTTTATTCAACAAATCACATGTTTTGAGCTTtgtagccctttatcaagtgtgaacaAGATAGTGATGCATAACACCATAAGTGTGCAACaataaactttttcattaaatagtCTTGTGCTGTTAAAATAAGAAGTGGATAAAAAAAGTTGTGTGCATTAGTTCCTCTAGGTTTGAATGACCAGTGGAGCATAGTTAGCTTTCTATAAGAATATTTACTAACACGGTTCCTTTTCCTCACAGATAGTGATGATTTGAAATTAAACTCTTCCGTATGGTAATATactctaaataaatacattgttacATTTAATGTTTGGCAGCAAGTATGATACAGTATCTTAATTGTACCAAAGAATATAACTGAAGTGTAACTAAATTGTAACCAAATACAATGATTATGTTTCGAAGGACATTCGCTCTAGCAGGCCTGTGAAGGAAGTGCTGAGGTTTGTGAAGAAAAGATCCCATAACAGGATTACAATATCTGAAGccaaactgaacaaaaaaaaatgataattttacttatcatcataaaaattatggtttttaattattttaacagGACAAGactatttaaagaaaaagtttattgttgGACTATAGCTCTACAATTATGGTGTTTTTGGATGTAGGAACTTACAGGAACCGAATCTTATTGGCCAACTAGGCTGTAAAAACCTCCCAGCAATTGTTAGTTGACCAATTAAAATGCAAGGGGGAGGGATTTTGAGAATTTAAAGTTTGCATCACTATGTTGTTGTTCACATTTGATAAAGGGCTAAAAAGCTCAAAACGTGTTGTGATTTGTTGAATAAAGGCACATTGTAGTAGAATTATCCTGCGCCTATGGTATCATTACCCGATTTTTGGATTTACTAAGCTGCTACTATGTGGGCCTAGTAACaactaaaatacattatttacaccAACCACACGTTGGGATAAAATCTGAGACAATGAAGATAATTGTAAGAACGTGAGCATGTATTATAACAATAAGCATCGCCAATAGGCCTAAATTATGGAAGTTGAAGGAGGTATTTCACTGTATTAGCCGTAGCAAGCAATTTCAGTCAGCAAAAGCAAACAACAGCTTGATAATTGTAAATAAGGTATAAAGACTTCAGTGTTACACACACACCCTCAGGGGGTAccctaaaaagctaaatatattttgtgaAGAAAAGATCCCAAAATAGGATTCAAATATCTGAAGCCAAACTGAACAAATCAGTACATTATTTACCAATCACTCAGCTCTACTTGACTGAGAGAATGTGCAGACCTGACAGGCTTACTTTTCTCACAAGGAGCTTCCACAGTAACAGTTGGTGTGAGGATGCTATTCAGCATGGaggagggtgggactttgctagttgctagaTGACATCATAGCTAGTGagaagccactcccattcagcagtagcttgaacAGTCTCTAAGAGAAAGCACCCTCATTGCATGTCATCAtttatcattttacaaaaaaagtaagcatttccgctaaagaaatatatttgaagattttaatattttcaccTCAACTATCCATTCAGAGaattttattttcgcgatagatcccctttaatatacaatatacagtagcaGTTGATGTCAGAGTAtgactggggggtctggggcccactggcGCTGCCACTTCAGGGGCCCACATACCCCATGTGTCcccaccccagctgcaaccccacTTACCTTTCTCTTCTAGCAGTCTTTACCAGGAGGTCAGGGGGCAGCGATGCACAAAGCTTTGGACTGGGAGCGGGTCTGGCTTTGCAGGGCCCATATTGGCCAGGCCCACTGTTtttctcccagtgtcccaccagcccagtctgaccctggttggtGTTTTGTTTGTGGAGGTTAAGCCTCCCTAAATCTCATACTCTCTGGCTATGTTGGGGTACAGGGAAGGATCTGGGGGCCACATAGTAGGAAAGAAGAATCTAACAAGTGCCCCATGAAATGCCAGTTTGATATCCTTGCTCTACTGTGCAGCAGCTGCTGGAGGGGATATGGGATATAAAGTGACCAAGTGATAACACTGCACCTGCACAAGAGCTCACCCCCGCCAGTACAGACCCCAAGACGCCCCTTTCTCTATATTGTGTGTTGGAGAGGAGAGCGTGTGCATTACACGTGGTGACTGGGCGAGTTCCAGTTGTGCATCAAATTGAATGTTTTGTGCATGGCTTGGGCTGAATCGCTGCTCACTAGGGCAGAAATGATGGCGATTTCAGCTGAGCACTGCCTGGGTAATTGCATTCTACTTATCCTACCATTTCCCTCTCCACTAAAGGGGGACAGCGTGGATTTTCTCTAAGGGGGACAGAAAAGTACATCATTTCCAGGAGAGTCCCTGCCAAAATTTGTATCTGTCATCTGCGACTAGTTCATCCAGGGCCAGTGAGAGACATACACAAGATTCCTCTTCTAAATTGTCATGCCTTCCTCACAGCTATAAGAACCCAGTGTCTTCCATTCATTCTccatctgagtatcactcatgtattataagggataatgtaccccctactgtaaatgataaggatattagaagtcactgaggggttgttctgtgaccatataaaggcacaaggctgcaggctgagttatacagggaactccgagtatcactcatgtattataagggataatgtaccccctactgtaaatgataaggatattagaagtcactgaggggttgttctgtgaccatataaaggcacaaggctgcaggctgagttatacagggaactccgagtatcactcgtgtattataagggataatgtaccccctactgtaaatcataaggatattagaagtcactgaggggttgttctgtgaacatataaaggtCCCAGGCTGAAGGCTGACTGTTTTTAATGTAACTCCAAGGCAACTTCTTACAGTTTATCCTCATCATTTAAATATGCGAGTCCATTCATTCTTCTAATACAAAGGAACTCACTAAGCTCCGCTTGTAACTAATGACACTGAAGAATATATTGggtatttatgttttttggggTAACATCACTCATTTCATGAATAGGGCAGACTTAAAGTAATAGTAATGCCCCTCCACTCAGAACAAGTTTCCAGAGAGATTTGCCAAACATTAAGCTCATTTTTCCCCACGGAAGGCAAACTATACCTGGCCTTGAAACAAATGGATAGGGTACGGGCCATAGAAGTCTCTCGGAGGACTCCATCTTGCATGTGGAGGTGCTGAAAAACACTTTACAACTTATTAGGGACTTATTTACAGTGGGACAGGGTTGTTTCCTTAGGTGCAGGTCCAATGAAAGGCAAAGGCAGGCAGCACTGCTGGGGCAGTATATTGACTTCCCCTAGGATGCCCCCTAGTTTGCATGTGATTACCAGTAGACACATACATGTTATATTTGCTGTGCCAGATTTCTTCTGAATGTGCCCAGAGGCTGGTCTCCTCCATCACCCCCATCCTGCCCCCCATGCATGTGCATCCTTTGTTCCTGCATCTGGAGCACAGCAGGACAGggcatacatatatttaaataaccgGCAAAATTGCCTGTGCAACTAGTCCCTAGTGCTCCTGATGTAGGCAAGGTGTAGGTGTCACCCTTTAATTTCTGCagccctaagcccgggcctttgTGCCCTTGCCTCCTTATTTGTAATACTCTGGCCTACTCCAAATCCCACAGGTACAAGTGCTCCATGGATGGGCCCTAAGGGTTACTACTTTACAAAGGTTCAAAGCACAACCAGCACTGAAATCTTTTAGGCACAATTGCTCCATAGATGGGCCCTAAGGGGTGTCATTTTGCAATGTTCAAATGCAGCCTGCACCAAAATCCCATGGGCACAAGTCTGGCATGGATGGGCCCTAAAGGGAACATATTTTGCTAAGCTTAGGCTTCTAGCAATTACTAAATTAAATGAGGCCtatcaagtttttatttaaaggagaaggaaaggctaaaactaagaaagctttatcagaaaattctatataaatacagtgtcggactgggacaccaggggcccaccaaaaaaccttagaccaggggcccaccaaaggtttttagaccaggggcccaccctcagtaatatttttttcctctcctcacaacctctattctcctaatctcttttctttacatactataatctattatttcaccTATTTACtgtagccactttgttctcatagaaatagggaatggccatgaaacaggccaaaagtttagcagcatgaggggccactgacacctgggccaaccaggacttttcctggcatccatgtgggccagtccgacactgtagaaATACATCAGTAatgcctcaaagtaatgctgctctgagtcctctgtcaaaagaaacagcacatttctttccttctattgtgtactcatgggcttctgtatcagacttactgttttcagcttaaacctccagggctagggcttgagcatgctcagtttgctccccctccctcccttctcccctcgctgttgtaatctgagcctagagctatgagagactaaggcaggaagtgatgtcacaccaagctaatatggcagctgctatcctaaacaaacagagagcttctagagcggtttactcaggtatggtaaaacattctgcagaataaatatagacttATAACTATTGCAGTATTCACTATGCACTATtatggttaatctattggcaa
This region includes:
- the LOC108697204 gene encoding P2X purinoceptor 7, with the translated sequence MAEGVVQQVEDEDQEQALEEQLMRDLQNMLGDSVNDPCFQNDPEWSDQELVSIQNTPLDERMGNTAWCKCGKCIPMPTKDESCCCTEIQDIAHYFEGDVICITTVDDMLDMCMDENRLDFMIRWSGRYSRAAYRRDRNRILRKAAYRAFSTWAHGYLGLGNRIPIPSCMVNLIRKKFPDSQQRYVGFFWSNDYPAIDMAFDF